CTGAACCTTGAACTCACCTCTTTATCATGTTTTGTGCCGCAATCCATCCTGTTGTCCATGCAGCCTGCAGATTAAATCCGCCGGTAAGCGCATCAATATCGAGAACCTCACCGGCCAAATATAATCCCGACTGCAAACGGCTTTCCATCGTTTTAAAATTAATCTCTTTCAGCCGGATTCCGCCGCACGTTACAAACTCCTCCCGGTGCGGATTTTTTCCGGCGATAGAAACCGGAAACCGGCAAAGCTGTTCGATCAGCCGCCGGAAATTTTTGGACGGGCACGTGCCCCATTCCTGTGTTTCAGCAATTCCGGCGCGTGCAGCAAGCAGCTTCCACAGCCGCGCCGGAATTCCAAACGGCGACCATGTTCCGATCTGTTTTTTAGGCGACGCCGCACGCGCTTCTTCCAGCATTTTAAACGCTGACTCCCCGCTTGCCGCCGGCAGCCAGTTCACCGTCATCTCAAAGCGGTAATGTTGCGCGGCAAAAATCCGCGCGCCGAACGACGAGAGCGTTAACACCGCCGGACCGCTTATACCGCTGTGTGTAATCAACAGCGCGCCGTCTGTTTTAAATCCGGCAGCACTCACTGCAACATGTTCGACCGTAATTCCTGCGAGTGCAGTCAGTTCGTCATCGTTCACTGTGAATGTAAACAGCGACGGCACGCACGGTTCAACCGTATGTTCAAGCCCTTCAATAAACGCGCC
Above is a genomic segment from Kiritimatiellales bacterium containing:
- a CDS encoding NAD(P)/FAD-dependent oxidoreductase; the protein is MQYDVIIIGGGAAGMFAAAVIAEEAPDVKTLVLEKGRVPLAKVRISGGGRCNLTHRCFDIREFVKNYPRGERELIGPFNRFGPAETIQWFEAHGVPLVTLDDGCIFPRSDSSDDIIDVFMQTVARGAVEVRTESEVQAVEKNAGGFNVTLRTGKTLYCKKLLVATGGGAFIEGLEHTVEPCVPSLFTFTVNDDELTALAGITVEHVAVSAAGFKTDGALLITHSGISGPAVLTLSSFGARIFAAQHYRFEMTVNWLPAASGESAFKMLEEARAASPKKQIGTWSPFGIPARLWKLLAARAGIAETQEWGTCPSKNFRRLIEQLCRFPVSIAGKNPHREEFVTCGGIRLKEINFKTMESRLQSGLYLAGEVLDIDALTGGFNLQAAWTTGWIAAQNMIKR